From Camelina sativa cultivar DH55 chromosome 20, Cs, whole genome shotgun sequence, the proteins below share one genomic window:
- the LOC104770153 gene encoding uncharacterized protein LOC104770153, translating into MTDSGHEIEIRCHHCAGPLTKNLETSDWTLAPFIRDSFSMIGSAVGGTASAFIGFNHAMPIVRKWIKGPMWLHFLVGAPPVIVLSSACAGLAGGTVPALAQLASSSYRAAVHSSQPPKTQEKNKIHKSTTCPL; encoded by the exons ATGACGGATTCTGGACATGAGATCGAAATCAGATGCCATCATTGCGCTGGCCCTCTTACGAAAAATCTG GAAACCAGTGATTGGACTTTGGCTCCGTTCATCAGGGATAGCTTTTCTATG ATTGGATCAGCTGTTGGTGGTACTGCAAGTGCATTCATTGGGTTCAACCATG CAATGCCAATTGTACGCAAGTGGATAAAAGGACCCATGTGGTTACATTTTCTTGTTGGG GCACCGCCTGTTATAGTTCTTTCATCAGCCTGTGCTGGACTAGCAG GTGGCACTGTACCGGCACTGGCACAGCTCGCTTCATCCTCATATCGAGCAGCAGTCCATTCGTCTCAGCCACCAAAGAcacaagagaagaacaaaatccaCAAGTCTACGACTTGTCCTCTGTAA
- the LOC104735880 gene encoding myb-related protein 1 isoform X2, with amino-acid sequence MYYQHQHQGKSILSSSRMPIPSERHPFLRGNGTGDSGLILSTDAKPRLKWTPDLHERFVEAVNQLGGGDKATPKTIMKVMGIPGLTLYHLKSHLQKYRLSKNLNGQANSSLNKTSVMTMVEENLPEAEESHSESLSIGPQPSMNLPISDALQMQIEVQRRLHEQLERHLQLRIEAQGKYLQSILEKAQETLGRQNLGAAGIEATKAQLSELVSKVSAEYPESSFLEPKEVQNLRHQQQMQTTYPPNSSLDSCLTSSEGTQKAPKMLENNRLGLRTYIGDSTSEQKEVMEEPFFHRMELTWAEEESIRENNNRQPPYISTMVNNNAEPRVSSSRRSPGRLSIGVGLQHEHRGGSSNNSEYTQERFNENGESCKMETHTRTTLDLNTHDENYGTTTRTKQFDLNGFSWN; translated from the exons ATGTATTACCAACACCAGCACCAAGGAAAGAGCATCCTCTCTTCATCGAGAATGCCCATTCCTTCTGAAAGGCATCCATTCCTCCGAGGAAATGGCACAGGAGATTCTGGACTCATCCTCTCAACCGATGCAAAGCCACGACTAAAATGGACTCCAGATCTTCACGAGAGATTTGTTGAAGCGGTCAACCAGCTTGGCGGAGGAGATA AAGCTACTCCTAAGACAATCATGAAAGTCATGGGTATTCCAGGCCTTACCTTATACCATCTCAAGAGTCACCTTCAG AAATATAGGTTGAGCAAGAATCTTAATGGACAAGCCAACAGCAGTTTAAACAAGACAA GTGTGATGACCATGGTAGAAGAAAACCTCCCTGAAGCAGAGGAAAGTCACAGTGAGAGTCTAAGCATTGGACCACAGCCGAGCAT GAACTTGCCTATAAGTGATGCACTTCAAATGCAAATAGAAGTTCAGAGAAGGTTACACGAGCAGCTTGAG CGACATTTGCAGCTCAGGATAGAGGCTCAAGGAAAGTACCTGCAGTCGATCCTGGAGAAAGCACAAGAAACACTTGGAAGACAGAACCTAGGCGCAGCTGGGATCGAAGCAACAAAAGCTCAACTCTCAGAATTAGTATCTAAAGTGTCAGCAGAGTATCCAGAATCTAGTTTCCTAGAACCGAAAGAAGTGCAGAATCTACGCCATCAACAACAGATGCAAACAACTTATCCGCCTAACTCCTCCCTTGACAGTTGCCTAACCTCAAGTGAAGGAACCCAAAAAGCACCAAAGATGCTTGAGAACAACAGATTGGGACTAAGAACATACATCGGAGACTCAACTTCAGAGCAGAAAGAGGTAATGGAAGAACCATTCTTCCATAGAATGGAGCTCACATGggcagaagaagaaagcatcAGAGAGAATAATAACAGGCAACCACCATATATTTCCACAATGGTTAACAACAACGCAGAACCAAGAGTCTCGTCTTCAAGAAGAAGCCCTGGAAGATTGTCAATAGGAGTGGGTTTACAACATGAACACAGAGGAGGGAGTAGCAACAACAGTGAGTATACACAAGAAAGATTCAACGAGAATGGTGAAAGTTGCAAGATGGAAACACACACAAGAACAACGCTAGATCTTAACACACACGATGAAAACTATGGCACAACAACGCGTACGAAACAGTTTGATTTGAATGGTTTCAGCTGGAACTGA
- the LOC104772344 gene encoding uncharacterized protein LOC104772344 — MSKALIAVRSSKLLHLGGGLKDQILRINNNGLIIGQSLSLSLSHYISPSYSRRRRRLCLLFFQETKETDREKKVKKKEEVRFLPYYSPLSQLSPFIPQTQIVTFQFEVLFGLDSCENQTELTTGALCCIVASRPLVTTTKSSPPRRGREDDDALLQWRTNFSFSPAGYTRDGLEQDLTDEGQDGFALSSSSCRHRKSLEFRFQQSPRWDSTSSASGGNEQQQPCIVSNGVPTRPTSSNPQCLNEENGSDRDSTAISTSFRSLLSLPESSDPWETPSKQPFNLTHCSYSQVFCNPVSDFGNPEPDNTQQDSSTNPDSSLVMSTRDHQGSPVDEASPNSNSNHMLLDVERSNETEVENPKFEPDSPTHQRCGVCKKLLSQKSPWCSNKILRSRDMPAAGVFPCHHVYHIECLDKVTPTAQTRDPLCPVCSNTIGTMEQPLIAPETLQMALRSLRRSHTAAVRPETASNTSNGNNQRRHSRRRSHKWEKLSCCLNISFSSST; from the exons ATGTCAA AGGCGTTAATTGCTGTGAGAAGTAGCAAACTACTGCATCTAGGAGGAGGCCTGAAAGATCAAATATTAAGA ATTAATAATAATGGGTTAATAATTggccaatctctctctctctctctctctcattacaTAAGTCCATCATATAGCCGTCGCCGTCGTCGTCtctgtcttctcttctttcaagaaacaaaagagacagacagagaaaaaaaagttaaaaaaaaagaagaagtgcgGTTTTTGCCTTACTACTCTCCTCTGAGCCAGCTCTCGCCGTTTATACCTCAAACCCAGATTGTCACTTTCCAGTTTGAAG TATTGTTTGGACTTGACAGCTGTGAGAATCAAACAGAGCTCACAACGGGTGCACTCTGTTGTATTGTGGCCTCAAGGCCACTGGTTACTACAACAAAATCATCACCACCCCGAAGAGGAAGGGAAGATGATGATGCCCTTCTTCAATGGCGGACAAATTTCAGCTTCTCACCTGCTGGATATACTAGAGACGGTTTGGAACAGGATTTGACCGATGAGGGTCAAGACGGTTTTGCATTATCATCGAGCAGCTGTAGACATAGGAAAAGTTTGGAATTCAGATTTCAGCAATCGCCAAGATGGGATTCAACATCGTCTGCTTCTGGTGGGAATGAACAACAGCAACCCTGCATTGTTAGTAATGGTGTACCGACAAGACCAACTAGCTCAAATCCTCAATGCTTGAATGAG GAGAATGGTTCTGATAGAGACAGTACAGCCATCTCAACGAGTTTTAGGTCTTTGCTGTCTCTCCCAGAGTCATCTGATCCATGGGAGACTCCAAGCAAGCAGCCTTTCAACCTTACTCACTGCTCTTACTCTCAAGTCTTCTGTAACCCGGTTTCAGATTTCGGTAATCCTGAACCAGATAACACGCAACAAGACTCCTCCACAAATCCCGACTCCAGTCTTGTGATGTCCACGAGAGACCATCAAGGCTCACCAGTGGATGAAGCATCACCAAACTCAAATAGCAATCACATGTTGCTAGATGTAGAAAGATCCAATGAAACAGAGGTCGAGAACCCAAAATTCGAACCAGACTCACCAACACACCAGAGATGCGGTGTTTGCAAGAAGCTTTTATCTCAGAAATCTCCATGGTGCTCAAACAAGATACTGAGATCCAGAGACATGCCAGCCGCTGGTGTTTTCCCCTGCCACCACGTCTACCATATCGAATGTCTAGACAAAGTGACTCCAACAGCTCAAACCCGAGACCCACTTTGCCCTGTCTGCTCAAACACCATTGGAACAATGGAGCAGCCACTGATAGCCCCTGAAACATTGCAAATGGCTCTGAGATCTCTCAGAAGAAGCCACACAGCAGCAGTAAGGCCAGAGACAGCAAGTAACACTAGCAATGGCAACAATCAAAGAAGACACAGTAGGAGAAGAAGCCACAAATGGGAAAAACTCAGCTGCTGTTTGAATATAAGCTTCTCATCTTCTACCTAG
- the LOC104735880 gene encoding myb-related protein 1 isoform X3 has product MYYQHQHQGKSILSSSRMPIPSERHPFLRGNGTGDSGLILSTDAKPRLKWTPDLHERFVEAVNQLGGGDKATPKTIMKVMGIPGLTLYHLKSHLQKYRLSKNLNGQANSSLNKTSVMTMVEENLPEAEESHSESLSIGPQPSMNLPISDALQMQIEVQRRLHEQLELRIEAQGKYLQSILEKAQETLGRQNLGAAGIEATKAQLSELVSKVSAEYPESSFLEPKEVQNLRHQQQMQTTYPPNSSLDSCLTSSEGTQKAPKMLENNRLGLRTYIGDSTSEQKEVMEEPFFHRMELTWAEEESIRENNNRQPPYISTMVNNNAEPRVSSSRRSPGRLSIGVGLQHEHRGGSSNNSEYTQERFNENGESCKMETHTRTTLDLNTHDENYGTTTRTKQFDLNGFSWN; this is encoded by the exons ATGTATTACCAACACCAGCACCAAGGAAAGAGCATCCTCTCTTCATCGAGAATGCCCATTCCTTCTGAAAGGCATCCATTCCTCCGAGGAAATGGCACAGGAGATTCTGGACTCATCCTCTCAACCGATGCAAAGCCACGACTAAAATGGACTCCAGATCTTCACGAGAGATTTGTTGAAGCGGTCAACCAGCTTGGCGGAGGAGATA AAGCTACTCCTAAGACAATCATGAAAGTCATGGGTATTCCAGGCCTTACCTTATACCATCTCAAGAGTCACCTTCAG AAATATAGGTTGAGCAAGAATCTTAATGGACAAGCCAACAGCAGTTTAAACAAGACAA GTGTGATGACCATGGTAGAAGAAAACCTCCCTGAAGCAGAGGAAAGTCACAGTGAGAGTCTAAGCATTGGACCACAGCCGAGCAT GAACTTGCCTATAAGTGATGCACTTCAAATGCAAATAGAAGTTCAGAGAAGGTTACACGAGCAGCTTGAG CTCAGGATAGAGGCTCAAGGAAAGTACCTGCAGTCGATCCTGGAGAAAGCACAAGAAACACTTGGAAGACAGAACCTAGGCGCAGCTGGGATCGAAGCAACAAAAGCTCAACTCTCAGAATTAGTATCTAAAGTGTCAGCAGAGTATCCAGAATCTAGTTTCCTAGAACCGAAAGAAGTGCAGAATCTACGCCATCAACAACAGATGCAAACAACTTATCCGCCTAACTCCTCCCTTGACAGTTGCCTAACCTCAAGTGAAGGAACCCAAAAAGCACCAAAGATGCTTGAGAACAACAGATTGGGACTAAGAACATACATCGGAGACTCAACTTCAGAGCAGAAAGAGGTAATGGAAGAACCATTCTTCCATAGAATGGAGCTCACATGggcagaagaagaaagcatcAGAGAGAATAATAACAGGCAACCACCATATATTTCCACAATGGTTAACAACAACGCAGAACCAAGAGTCTCGTCTTCAAGAAGAAGCCCTGGAAGATTGTCAATAGGAGTGGGTTTACAACATGAACACAGAGGAGGGAGTAGCAACAACAGTGAGTATACACAAGAAAGATTCAACGAGAATGGTGAAAGTTGCAAGATGGAAACACACACAAGAACAACGCTAGATCTTAACACACACGATGAAAACTATGGCACAACAACGCGTACGAAACAGTTTGATTTGAATGGTTTCAGCTGGAACTGA
- the LOC104735880 gene encoding myb-related protein 1 isoform X1, with product MYYQHQHQGKSILSSSRMPIPSERHPFLRGNGTGDSGLILSTDAKPRLKWTPDLHERFVEAVNQLGGGDKATPKTIMKVMGIPGLTLYHLKSHLQKYRLSKNLNGQANSSLNKTSVMTMVEENLPEAEESHSESLSIGPQPSMNLPISDALQMQIEVQRRLHEQLEVQRHLQLRIEAQGKYLQSILEKAQETLGRQNLGAAGIEATKAQLSELVSKVSAEYPESSFLEPKEVQNLRHQQQMQTTYPPNSSLDSCLTSSEGTQKAPKMLENNRLGLRTYIGDSTSEQKEVMEEPFFHRMELTWAEEESIRENNNRQPPYISTMVNNNAEPRVSSSRRSPGRLSIGVGLQHEHRGGSSNNSEYTQERFNENGESCKMETHTRTTLDLNTHDENYGTTTRTKQFDLNGFSWN from the exons ATGTATTACCAACACCAGCACCAAGGAAAGAGCATCCTCTCTTCATCGAGAATGCCCATTCCTTCTGAAAGGCATCCATTCCTCCGAGGAAATGGCACAGGAGATTCTGGACTCATCCTCTCAACCGATGCAAAGCCACGACTAAAATGGACTCCAGATCTTCACGAGAGATTTGTTGAAGCGGTCAACCAGCTTGGCGGAGGAGATA AAGCTACTCCTAAGACAATCATGAAAGTCATGGGTATTCCAGGCCTTACCTTATACCATCTCAAGAGTCACCTTCAG AAATATAGGTTGAGCAAGAATCTTAATGGACAAGCCAACAGCAGTTTAAACAAGACAA GTGTGATGACCATGGTAGAAGAAAACCTCCCTGAAGCAGAGGAAAGTCACAGTGAGAGTCTAAGCATTGGACCACAGCCGAGCAT GAACTTGCCTATAAGTGATGCACTTCAAATGCAAATAGAAGTTCAGAGAAGGTTACACGAGCAGCTTGAG GTACAGCGACATTTGCAGCTCAGGATAGAGGCTCAAGGAAAGTACCTGCAGTCGATCCTGGAGAAAGCACAAGAAACACTTGGAAGACAGAACCTAGGCGCAGCTGGGATCGAAGCAACAAAAGCTCAACTCTCAGAATTAGTATCTAAAGTGTCAGCAGAGTATCCAGAATCTAGTTTCCTAGAACCGAAAGAAGTGCAGAATCTACGCCATCAACAACAGATGCAAACAACTTATCCGCCTAACTCCTCCCTTGACAGTTGCCTAACCTCAAGTGAAGGAACCCAAAAAGCACCAAAGATGCTTGAGAACAACAGATTGGGACTAAGAACATACATCGGAGACTCAACTTCAGAGCAGAAAGAGGTAATGGAAGAACCATTCTTCCATAGAATGGAGCTCACATGggcagaagaagaaagcatcAGAGAGAATAATAACAGGCAACCACCATATATTTCCACAATGGTTAACAACAACGCAGAACCAAGAGTCTCGTCTTCAAGAAGAAGCCCTGGAAGATTGTCAATAGGAGTGGGTTTACAACATGAACACAGAGGAGGGAGTAGCAACAACAGTGAGTATACACAAGAAAGATTCAACGAGAATGGTGAAAGTTGCAAGATGGAAACACACACAAGAACAACGCTAGATCTTAACACACACGATGAAAACTATGGCACAACAACGCGTACGAAACAGTTTGATTTGAATGGTTTCAGCTGGAACTGA
- the LOC104772345 gene encoding NAC domain-containing protein 100-like → MKKTLVFYRGRAPRGEKTNWVMHEYRLEGKYSYHNLPKSARDEWVVCRVFHKNNPSTTTQPMTRIPIENLTRTDSLENIDHLLDFSSLPPLIDPSFTSQTEQPNFKPINPPTYNISSPIQPHHFNSYQSMFNHQDFGSASASGSTYNNNNDMIKVEQSLVSVSQETCLSSDVNVTTTATTEVSSGPVMKQEMGMMGMVNGSKSYEDLCDLRGFLWDY, encoded by the exons ATGAAGAAGACACTTGTGTTTTATAGAGGAAGAGCTCCAAGAGGTGAGAAGACTAATTGGGTCATGCATGAATATCGTCTTGAAGGCAAATACTCGTATCACAATCTCCCCAAATCTGCAAGG GACGAATGGGTCGTGTGTAGGGTTTTTCACAAGAACAATCCTTCTACTACAACCCAACCAATGACGAGAATACCCATTGAAAATCTCACGAGGACGGATTCTCTAGAGAACATTGATCATCTCCTAGACTTCtcatctcttcctcctctcaTAGATCCAAGTTTTACAAGTCAAACCGAACAACCCAACTTCAAACCCATCAACCCTCCAACTTACAATATCTCATCACCAATCCAACCCCATCACTTCAATTCTTACCAGTCAATGTTCAACCACCAGGATTTTGGTTCTGCCTCTGCTTCAGGCTCtacatacaacaacaacaacgatatGATCAAGGTGGAGCAGTCGCTTGTTAGTGTATCTCAAGAAACATGCCTGAGCTCAGATGTGAACGTTACCACGACAGCAACCACGGAGGTATCTTCGGGTCCGGTAATGAAACAAGAGATGGGGATGATGGGAATGGTGAATGGTAGCAAGTCGTATGAAGATCTATGTGACTTGAGGGGGTTCTTATGGGActactaa